A window of Sulfurimonas gotlandica GD1 contains these coding sequences:
- a CDS encoding thiazole synthase: MDNILKIGKYELGSRLIVGSGKYDSFETTREATLASGSELITVAVRRLNITDPDKENLRDTFAGTNVKFLPNSAGCVTAEEAITTFRLMREATGIDLIKLEVIGDTQKTLYPDVIETIKACEILARDGFTIMAYTSDDPIMAKRLEDAGAHAIMPLAAPIGSGLGIQNPYNIVFIREAVSVPVIVDAGIGCASDAAYAMELGAAGVLTNTAIAQAQNPMIMAQAMKHAVIAGRMSYLSGRIPKRPYATASSPIDGMIQF, encoded by the coding sequence ATGGATAACATTTTAAAAATTGGAAAATATGAACTGGGTTCTCGCCTAATAGTTGGTAGTGGAAAATATGACTCTTTTGAAACTACAAGAGAAGCTACTCTTGCATCTGGAAGTGAACTTATCACTGTTGCAGTTCGTCGTCTGAATATTACAGACCCAGATAAAGAGAATCTTCGTGATACTTTTGCTGGAACAAATGTAAAATTTTTACCAAACTCTGCTGGATGTGTGACTGCAGAAGAAGCAATTACGACATTTCGTTTGATGCGTGAGGCAACAGGGATTGATTTAATCAAGCTTGAGGTAATTGGAGACACACAAAAAACTCTTTACCCTGATGTTATAGAGACTATCAAAGCTTGTGAAATTTTAGCTCGTGATGGTTTTACTATCATGGCTTATACTTCTGATGACCCGATTATGGCTAAGAGACTTGAGGATGCTGGTGCGCATGCTATCATGCCTCTTGCTGCTCCTATTGGTTCTGGTCTTGGTATTCAAAATCCTTACAATATAGTTTTCATTCGTGAAGCTGTAAGTGTACCTGTAATCGTAGATGCAGGAATCGGTTGTGCTTCAGATGCGGCTTATGCAATGGAGTTAGGAGCTGCAGGTGTTTTAACTAACACAGCGATCGCTCAAGCTCAAAACCCTATGATTATGGCTCAGGCTATGAAACATGCTGTTATAGCCGGTCGTATGTCTTATTTGTCTGGTAGGATACCTAAACGTCCATATGCAACAGCATCTTCTCCAATAGACGGAATGATACAGTTTTAA
- a CDS encoding bifunctional ADP-dependent NAD(P)H-hydrate dehydratase/NAD(P)H-hydrate epimerase, producing MQKLFDEVGSLDKRCYEQFGLSEDILMEHAANGMATYIRSNFAKNSKVIVVCGSGNNGADGIALARLLNGDYQASIYYAKKPKSQMALLQQKRAEAIGVQECFEIEVSDVLIDAIVGTGFCGEFSLELKGLVQKMNDSDAFKMACDVPSVGFLADVTLTMGALKKSMFLDEAKEFVGEIIVLDLGVTRDIYETATNWHLLDLEDLQLPNRSKKNTHKGSFGHLTLACGDKSGASILSAKAALRFGSGLVTLMGYENEQIPHSIMYSHELPHNTTALAIGMGLGNEFSEKELDKFLNNSLPLVADADIFHMAIVKKILKRKDVVLTPHAKEFVALLKRANLADISVKELQKNRFKYVELFTKAYPNITLILKGANVIIAQSEEYFINPHGTSALAKGGSGDVLSGLIGALLAQGYEPLQAAKNASLAHTKLAQSYKGADFSLTPDDLIDEIGKL from the coding sequence ATGCAAAAGCTGTTTGATGAAGTAGGTTCACTGGATAAGAGATGTTATGAGCAGTTTGGATTAAGTGAAGATATCTTAATGGAGCATGCTGCAAATGGAATGGCAACTTACATCCGTAGTAATTTTGCTAAAAACTCTAAAGTAATAGTAGTCTGTGGAAGTGGAAATAACGGTGCCGATGGCATCGCACTTGCAAGACTTCTTAATGGTGACTATCAAGCCAGCATCTACTACGCAAAAAAACCAAAATCCCAAATGGCACTTCTTCAGCAAAAACGTGCAGAGGCAATCGGTGTACAAGAGTGCTTTGAAATAGAAGTCTCTGATGTCTTGATAGATGCAATAGTTGGAACAGGGTTTTGCGGTGAATTTAGTTTAGAGCTAAAAGGACTTGTTCAAAAAATGAATGATTCAGATGCATTTAAAATGGCCTGTGATGTTCCATCGGTTGGTTTTCTTGCTGATGTGACATTGACTATGGGTGCTTTGAAAAAATCTATGTTTTTAGATGAAGCTAAAGAGTTTGTCGGAGAGATTATAGTTTTGGATTTAGGTGTTACCAGAGATATCTATGAGACTGCAACAAATTGGCATCTCCTTGATTTAGAAGACTTGCAACTACCAAATAGAAGTAAAAAGAATACTCATAAGGGTAGTTTTGGGCACTTGACTCTTGCTTGTGGGGACAAGAGTGGTGCCAGCATCTTAAGTGCAAAAGCAGCACTTAGATTTGGAAGTGGTCTGGTTACACTTATGGGATATGAAAATGAGCAGATTCCTCATAGTATTATGTACTCTCATGAACTGCCGCACAACACAACTGCTTTAGCGATAGGGATGGGTTTAGGAAATGAGTTTAGTGAAAAAGAGCTAGATAAATTTTTAAACAACTCACTGCCATTAGTTGCAGATGCAGATATCTTTCATATGGCAATAGTAAAAAAGATATTAAAAAGAAAAGATGTGGTTTTAACTCCACATGCAAAAGAGTTTGTAGCTCTTTTAAAACGTGCAAATCTTGCAGATATAAGTGTAAAAGAGTTACAAAAAAATCGTTTTAAATATGTAGAACTTTTTACAAAAGCTTATCCAAATATCACGCTTATCTTAAAGGGTGCTAATGTAATCATTGCTCAAAGCGAAGAATATTTTATAAACCCACATGGTACATCTGCTCTTGCAAAAGGTGGAAGCGGTGATGTGCTAAGTGGCTTAATAGGAGCACTCTTAGCACAGGGATATGAACCTCTCCAAGCTGCAAAAAATGCATCTTTAGCACACACAAAATTAGCACAAAGTTACAAGGGCGCTGATTTTTCTCTTACTCCAGATGATTTAATAGATGAGATAGGTAAGCTATAA
- the purN gene encoding phosphoribosylglycinamide formyltransferase, producing the protein MKKIVILFSGDGFNAQNIVKKLHEKECFVVCGITNKKDAKGLDKLQELSVKTEVLEHLNFNSREEFDEELVKLVNSYEPDLVVLSGFMRILSDVFTSNVKAINLHPSLLPKFKGARAIERSFESHDTECGVSVHYVSSELDGGNVILQKSFKKEDNETLESFSAKIKNIEYEIMPQAIVEVLRD; encoded by the coding sequence ATGAAAAAAATAGTTATATTATTTAGCGGTGATGGTTTTAACGCTCAAAACATTGTAAAAAAGTTGCATGAAAAAGAGTGCTTTGTAGTCTGTGGAATCACAAATAAAAAAGATGCAAAAGGTCTTGATAAACTTCAAGAACTCTCAGTAAAAACTGAAGTTTTAGAGCATCTAAATTTTAACTCTAGAGAAGAGTTTGATGAAGAGCTTGTTAAGCTTGTAAACTCATACGAACCTGATTTGGTAGTTTTGAGTGGTTTTATGAGAATACTTAGTGATGTTTTTACATCAAATGTAAAAGCCATAAATCTGCATCCATCACTTCTTCCAAAGTTTAAAGGTGCTAGAGCTATTGAGAGAAGTTTTGAGAGTCATGACACTGAATGTGGAGTAAGTGTTCACTACGTAAGCAGCGAGCTAGATGGTGGAAATGTGATTTTGCAAAAGAGTTTTAAGAAAGAAGATAACGAGACTTTAGAGAGTTTTTCTGCTAAAATTAAAAACATAGAGTATGAAATAATGCCACAAGCAATAGTGGAAGTTTTAAGGGACTAG
- a CDS encoding GlcG/HbpS family heme-binding protein, which yields MKITKTITLLLMNTSLLFGGDIVKIERMSMGLAMEVAKRSVEACREKGYWVSAVVVDRSANVQVILRDTHAARFTMDIANQKANLVIMSGLNTEAFVPARADIRNELNNIDGLIMMKGGIAVKSGDTMLGAVGVSGAPGGDIDADCAKKALKSLEERLAFAAMSDGD from the coding sequence ATGAAAATTACAAAGACAATCACACTTTTACTGATGAATACATCTCTTCTTTTTGGCGGAGATATTGTTAAGATTGAGCGTATGAGTATGGGACTTGCGATGGAAGTAGCAAAGCGCTCAGTAGAAGCTTGCCGTGAAAAAGGCTATTGGGTAAGTGCTGTAGTCGTTGACCGTAGTGCAAATGTGCAAGTCATTCTCCGTGATACTCATGCAGCGCGTTTTACTATGGATATTGCAAACCAAAAAGCAAATCTAGTAATTATGTCAGGACTTAATACTGAGGCTTTTGTTCCTGCACGGGCTGATATTCGCAATGAATTAAATAATATAGATGGTCTAATCATGATGAAGGGTGGTATTGCTGTTAAGTCTGGTGATACGATGCTTGGAGCGGTAGGTGTTAGCGGTGCCCCTGGTGGTGACATAGATGCTGATTGTGCAAAAAAAGCATTAAAATCACTTGAAGAAAGACTTGCTTTTGCTGCCATGTCTGATGGTGATTAA